The following coding sequences lie in one Mycobacterium sp. Z3061 genomic window:
- the eccE gene encoding type VII secretion protein EccE: MKAQRKLGLSLAWPRLTAVFLVDVLILVLASHAPDSWQGENRVAWWVGVGLAVLITLLSIVTYHGITVASGVASWLWDWSADPGTALGAGCTPATDFKRRFGRDTVGVREYRGQLVAVVEVDGGDGDSSARHRHRAVAGGAPPYLPVAAVADGLRQFDIHLDGIDIVSVQVRGGAAAARASASLEEWQPEGWEANESAGDRPTADRRRTWLVLRMNPQRNVAAVVCRDSLASTLVAATERLVQDLDGQTCSARPLTADELAEVDSAVLADLEPTWSRPGWRHLKHFNGFVTSFWVTPADIDSETLESLWLSDAPEVGATVLTMRLTTRARRPKLSAFVRYHSESRLPRELTAGLNRLTGRQLAAVRASLPAPSSRPPLVIPSRDLRDHDELELPVSHEPEHATSSSAQ; the protein is encoded by the coding sequence ATGAAGGCGCAGCGCAAGCTCGGGTTGTCGTTGGCCTGGCCGCGCCTGACCGCGGTGTTCCTGGTTGACGTGCTGATCCTGGTGCTCGCCAGCCACGCCCCGGATTCGTGGCAGGGCGAGAACCGGGTGGCGTGGTGGGTCGGCGTCGGCCTGGCGGTATTGATCACGCTGCTGTCGATCGTCACTTATCACGGCATCACGGTCGCCTCCGGCGTGGCCTCTTGGCTGTGGGACTGGTCCGCCGATCCCGGTACCGCCCTCGGTGCCGGGTGCACGCCGGCCACCGACTTCAAGCGGCGTTTCGGCCGCGACACGGTCGGGGTGCGCGAGTACCGCGGCCAACTGGTAGCCGTGGTGGAGGTGGACGGCGGCGACGGGGACTCCTCGGCCCGCCACCGTCACCGGGCCGTGGCCGGCGGAGCGCCCCCCTACCTGCCGGTAGCCGCGGTCGCAGATGGGTTGCGCCAGTTCGATATTCATCTGGACGGAATTGACATCGTGTCCGTTCAGGTGCGCGGTGGCGCGGCCGCCGCCCGGGCCTCGGCTTCGCTCGAGGAGTGGCAGCCCGAAGGCTGGGAGGCGAACGAAAGTGCCGGGGATCGGCCGACTGCCGACCGGCGCCGCACCTGGCTGGTGCTACGGATGAACCCGCAACGCAACGTGGCCGCTGTGGTATGCCGCGACTCGCTGGCCTCGACCCTGGTCGCCGCCACCGAGCGGCTGGTTCAGGACCTGGACGGGCAGACGTGTTCGGCCCGCCCCCTGACAGCCGACGAGCTGGCTGAGGTCGACTCCGCCGTGCTGGCCGACCTGGAGCCGACCTGGAGCCGGCCGGGCTGGCGGCACCTCAAGCACTTCAACGGGTTCGTGACCAGTTTCTGGGTGACGCCCGCCGATATCGACTCCGAAACGCTGGAAAGCCTGTGGCTGTCCGACGCACCGGAAGTGGGCGCTACTGTTCTCACCATGCGACTGACAACCCGGGCCAGGCGGCCGAAGCTGTCGGCGTTCGTGCGCTACCACAGTGAGTCCCGGCTGCCCAGGGAACTCACGGCGGGGCTCAACCGCCTCACCGGACGCCAGTTGGCGGCGGTGCGGGCCAGCCTGCCCGCGCCGTCTTCCCGTCCCCCGCTGGTCATACCGAGCCGCGACCTGCGCGACCACGACGAGCTGGAATTGCCGGTGAGTCATGAGCCGGAGCACGCAACCAGCTCATCAGCACAATGA
- the eccA gene encoding type VII secretion AAA-ATPase EccA, whose protein sequence is MTRAQSAAEDARNAMVAGLLASGISVNGLQPSHNPQVAAQMFTTATKLDPGMCDAWLARILAGDQSLEVLAGAWAAVRTFGWETRRLGVTDLQFRPEVSDGLFLRLAVTSVDSLACAYAAVLAENKRYKEAAELLDSADPRHPFDAELVTYVRGVLYFRTKRWPDVLTQFPEATPWRHPELKAAGAAMATTALASLGVFEEAFRRGQDAIEGDRVPGAANIALYTQGMCLRHVGREDEAVELLRRVYSRDAKFTPAREALDNPNFRLVLTDPETIEARTDPWDPESAPTRAQTEAARHAEEAAKYLAEGDAELNAMLGMEQAKREIKLIKSTTKVNLARAKMGLPVPLTSRHTLLLGPPGTGKTSVARAFAKQLCGLTVLRKPLVVETSRTKLLGRYMADAEKNAEEMLEGALGGAVFFDEMHTLHEKGYQQGDPYGNAIINTLLLYMENHRDELVVFGAGYAKAMEKMLEVNQGLRRRFSTVIEFFSYTPEELVALTVLMGRENEDVITEEEASVLLPSYTKFYNDETYSEDGDLIRGIDMLGNAGFVRNVVEKARDHRSFRLDDEDLDAVLNSDFTEFSEAQLRRFRELTRDDLAEGLSAAVAEERKNK, encoded by the coding sequence ATGACGCGCGCGCAGTCAGCCGCCGAAGATGCCAGAAACGCCATGGTCGCCGGACTACTGGCTTCAGGTATCTCGGTCAACGGACTGCAGCCGAGCCATAACCCGCAAGTCGCGGCGCAGATGTTCACCACCGCCACCAAGCTCGACCCGGGCATGTGCGATGCCTGGCTGGCGCGGATCCTGGCCGGTGACCAGAGCCTCGAGGTCCTCGCCGGAGCCTGGGCGGCGGTAAGGACCTTCGGGTGGGAGACCCGCCGCCTCGGGGTCACGGACCTGCAGTTCCGTCCCGAGGTGTCCGACGGTCTGTTCCTGCGTCTCGCCGTCACCAGCGTGGATTCGCTGGCCTGCGCTTACGCCGCGGTCCTGGCCGAGAACAAACGCTACAAAGAAGCGGCCGAACTGCTCGACTCGGCCGATCCACGGCACCCGTTCGACGCCGAGCTGGTCACCTATGTGCGGGGCGTGCTCTACTTCCGCACCAAGCGCTGGCCGGACGTGCTGACGCAGTTCCCGGAGGCCACGCCCTGGCGGCACCCCGAGCTGAAGGCTGCGGGGGCGGCGATGGCCACGACCGCGCTGGCTTCGCTCGGTGTCTTCGAGGAAGCATTCCGGCGCGGTCAGGACGCCATCGAGGGGGATCGGGTCCCGGGTGCGGCCAACATCGCCCTGTACACCCAGGGCATGTGCCTGCGGCACGTGGGCCGCGAGGACGAGGCCGTCGAACTGCTGCGCCGCGTGTATTCGCGCGACGCGAAATTCACCCCGGCCCGCGAAGCGCTGGACAACCCGAACTTCCGGCTGGTCCTGACCGACCCGGAAACGATCGAGGCGCGCACGGACCCGTGGGACCCCGAAAGCGCTCCCACGCGCGCCCAGACCGAGGCCGCCCGCCATGCCGAGGAAGCCGCGAAATACCTGGCCGAGGGCGATGCCGAGCTCAACGCGATGCTGGGCATGGAGCAGGCCAAACGCGAGATCAAGCTGATCAAGTCGACGACCAAGGTGAACCTGGCGCGCGCGAAGATGGGTCTTCCCGTCCCACTGACATCGCGTCACACGTTGTTGCTGGGGCCGCCCGGGACCGGCAAGACGTCTGTCGCGCGGGCATTCGCCAAGCAGTTGTGCGGGCTCACGGTGTTGCGAAAGCCACTGGTGGTGGAGACCAGCCGCACAAAGCTGCTGGGCCGCTACATGGCTGACGCCGAGAAGAACGCCGAAGAGATGCTCGAAGGCGCGCTGGGTGGCGCCGTGTTCTTCGACGAGATGCACACCCTGCACGAGAAGGGCTACCAGCAGGGCGACCCGTACGGCAACGCGATCATCAACACCCTGCTGCTCTATATGGAGAACCATCGCGACGAACTGGTGGTGTTCGGCGCGGGGTACGCCAAGGCGATGGAAAAGATGCTCGAGGTGAATCAGGGCCTGCGGCGGCGCTTTTCAACCGTCATCGAGTTCTTCAGCTACACGCCCGAGGAACTCGTCGCGCTCACCGTGCTGATGGGCCGGGAGAACGAGGACGTCATCACCGAGGAAGAGGCATCGGTGTTGCTGCCGTCCTATACGAAGTTCTACAACGACGAGACGTACTCCGAGGACGGCGACCTGATTCGCGGCATCGACATGCTCGGCAACGCCGGCTTTGTACGGAACGTGGTCGAGAAGGCGCGTGACCACCGTAGTTTCCGGTTGGACGACGAGGACCTGGACGCGGTGCTCAACAGTGACTTCACCGAGTTCAGCGAAGCCCAACTGCGCCGCTTCCGTGAGCTCACCCGCGACGACCTCGCCGAGGGACTCAGCGCCGCGGTCGCCGAGGAGCGCAAGAACAAGTAA
- a CDS encoding PPE family protein, whose translation MDFGAFPPEVNSLRMYSGPGSAPMLAAVSAWERLATELQSTAAAYDTVVSILTDDGWRGPASEAMLAAITPYLTWMTLTGVKAEEAATQAAAAAGAYETAYAMTVPPAVVAANRAELQLLVATNLIGQNTSAIAANEAAYGEMWAQDAAAMYGYATSSAAASTLTPFSAPPQVTDPAGQAGQATAVTQAAGTAVGTVQSQLPQLMSSVPSTLQGLSAPAAALDAFPGAGLLADLLNFLDGNDGNPYGIFLNSNLVNGFVSAGYVSPAIVAPAAFAGLADINAVALGAQQQALPPMGSGEGNASWIPAASPANPTNLPPLMDVAEASFTTGGGVTAGINQSAVVGRLSVPQTWTAATAVVNHAGAAAPGGGWTSTAVAPQAAAGMPGFPGMPVGGMYGNNFGNPPRYGFRPTIMGRPPAAG comes from the coding sequence ATGGATTTTGGCGCATTTCCACCGGAAGTCAACTCGCTGCGCATGTACTCCGGGCCCGGGTCGGCACCGATGCTGGCCGCGGTATCGGCCTGGGAGCGGTTGGCCACCGAACTGCAGTCGACGGCCGCCGCCTACGACACAGTCGTCTCGATACTGACCGACGACGGCTGGCGCGGGCCCGCGTCGGAGGCCATGCTGGCGGCAATCACACCCTATCTGACCTGGATGACACTGACCGGGGTGAAGGCCGAGGAAGCCGCCACCCAGGCGGCAGCCGCGGCCGGTGCGTACGAGACGGCCTACGCCATGACGGTGCCCCCCGCGGTCGTCGCCGCCAACCGGGCCGAGTTGCAACTGCTGGTGGCAACGAATCTGATTGGTCAGAACACGTCCGCGATTGCGGCGAACGAGGCCGCCTATGGGGAGATGTGGGCCCAGGATGCGGCGGCGATGTACGGCTATGCCACCAGCTCGGCGGCCGCGTCGACGCTGACGCCGTTCAGCGCGCCACCCCAGGTCACCGATCCGGCCGGGCAGGCCGGCCAGGCGACCGCGGTCACGCAGGCGGCCGGTACCGCGGTGGGCACCGTGCAATCGCAGCTCCCGCAGTTGATGTCGTCGGTTCCTTCGACCCTGCAAGGCCTTTCGGCGCCGGCGGCCGCACTGGACGCCTTCCCGGGGGCCGGGCTGCTCGCCGACCTGCTGAATTTCCTGGACGGTAACGACGGGAATCCGTATGGCATTTTCCTGAATTCCAACCTGGTGAACGGCTTCGTGTCGGCCGGGTATGTGAGCCCCGCCATCGTGGCCCCGGCTGCGTTCGCTGGGTTGGCCGACATCAACGCCGTCGCACTTGGCGCACAGCAGCAAGCGCTGCCACCGATGGGTTCCGGTGAGGGAAACGCTTCCTGGATACCGGCGGCGTCTCCGGCCAACCCGACCAACCTTCCCCCTTTGATGGATGTGGCCGAGGCCTCGTTCACCACGGGCGGCGGTGTGACGGCCGGAATCAACCAATCGGCCGTCGTCGGGCGGTTGTCCGTGCCGCAGACCTGGACGGCAGCCACGGCGGTGGTCAATCACGCCGGTGCGGCCGCACCCGGTGGTGGGTGGACCAGTACCGCGGTTGCGCCGCAGGCCGCGGCGGGTATGCCGGGCTTCCCCGGCATGCCGGTCGGCGGCATGTACGGCAACAACTTCGGCAATCCTCCGCGCTACGGGTTCCGGCCGACGATCATGGGGCGCCCACCGGCCGCTGGATGA
- a CDS encoding PPE family protein, producing the protein MDFGALPPEINSLRMYTGPGAAPLLAAVTAWNGIADELRLTATVYESVISTLVSEGWLGPASAAMTAAVAPYVTWMSATGLQAEQTAGQAAAAAAAYEAAFAMTVPPAVVAANRARLLMLVATNFLGINTPAIAATEAEYAEMWAQDATAMYVYAANAAEAATLTPFREPDQTTNPGGPAAQAAAVSQASGSTVTQTELPQLMSTVPGSLQQLASPAAASPFDNIPQTGLLADILNFLDGNDGNPYGIFLNSTLVNGFVSAQYVSPTIIFPATTDALADVEAVADGALDAAPTAADASSATAGLTASQSGGVGAGVNQASFVGRLSVPPSWTTAVEVANRALPASGGAVTAAPEAAVNMSGMPGMPAPTAYSRNWGNGPRYGFKLTIMPRPVAAG; encoded by the coding sequence TTGGATTTTGGAGCACTCCCACCTGAAATCAACTCGCTGCGAATGTATACCGGGCCCGGTGCAGCGCCGCTGCTGGCCGCGGTGACGGCGTGGAACGGGATTGCCGATGAATTGCGTTTGACCGCAACGGTATACGAATCGGTGATATCGACGTTGGTCAGCGAAGGCTGGCTGGGGCCGGCGTCGGCCGCAATGACGGCTGCCGTCGCTCCGTATGTGACGTGGATGAGCGCGACCGGGCTACAGGCGGAGCAGACCGCCGGTCAGGCGGCCGCCGCCGCGGCTGCATATGAAGCGGCATTCGCGATGACCGTGCCTCCGGCGGTCGTCGCCGCCAACAGGGCACGACTGCTGATGCTGGTGGCCACCAACTTCCTGGGCATCAATACGCCCGCGATCGCGGCCACCGAAGCCGAATACGCCGAAATGTGGGCCCAGGATGCGACGGCGATGTACGTGTATGCCGCCAACGCCGCGGAGGCTGCGACGCTAACGCCGTTCCGCGAACCCGACCAGACGACCAACCCGGGCGGTCCGGCGGCCCAGGCGGCAGCCGTTTCCCAAGCCTCGGGTTCCACCGTCACGCAGACTGAGCTGCCGCAACTGATGTCGACAGTGCCCGGGAGCCTGCAGCAACTGGCATCTCCGGCAGCCGCCTCGCCATTCGACAACATCCCGCAGACCGGGCTGCTCGCCGACATCCTGAACTTCCTCGACGGCAACGACGGCAACCCCTACGGAATCTTCCTGAACTCGACGCTGGTGAACGGGTTCGTGTCAGCCCAGTATGTGTCGCCCACAATCATCTTCCCTGCCACGACCGACGCGCTCGCCGACGTCGAGGCCGTGGCCGACGGGGCACTCGATGCCGCCCCCACCGCCGCCGATGCCTCGTCCGCCACGGCGGGCCTGACCGCCTCGCAGTCGGGCGGTGTGGGCGCCGGAGTCAATCAGGCTTCCTTCGTCGGCCGGCTGTCCGTGCCGCCGAGTTGGACCACGGCCGTCGAGGTCGCGAACCGCGCCCTCCCCGCCTCCGGCGGGGCCGTCACCGCGGCGCCAGAAGCCGCGGTAAACATGTCCGGAATGCCCGGGATGCCCGCTCCCACGGCCTACTCCCGCAACTGGGGCAACGGGCCTCGATACGGGTTCAAGCTGACGATAATGCCGCGGCCGGTGGCGGCGGGCTGA
- a CDS encoding PPE family protein, with the protein MPAALDFAALPPEINSARMYIGPGSGPMLAAASAWNGLAAELRATALSYDAVLSTLTGDEWLGPASASMAAAAMPQVAWMSATAAQAEQTAAQAEAAAAAYEAAFAATVPPPLIAANRAQLAALVATNILGQNTPAIAATEAQYFQMWAQDAAAMYSYAGSSAAATQLSPFTEPQEGTNAWGLGAQAAAVTQAAASSGQQSGLPQLISAVPSALQGLSGGNGPAGQSFWADWGPNANVWNTIASTGLLVPGSTFGPFLDMLTGGAATDATEGTAAAAGNAVSGSVESTSGIAGIVAAGAGNAAGVGKLSVPPAWTAATPLTGPLHSALGGTPMVAPPPAGAPGMPGVPMGNVAGQPYGRAVPQYGFRPTVVARPPAAG; encoded by the coding sequence ATGCCTGCCGCACTGGATTTTGCAGCGTTGCCGCCCGAGATCAACTCTGCGCGGATGTACATCGGGCCGGGCTCCGGTCCGATGCTCGCCGCCGCGTCCGCGTGGAACGGGCTGGCCGCCGAGTTGCGCGCCACCGCGTTGTCCTACGACGCCGTGCTGTCGACGTTGACCGGAGATGAGTGGCTCGGTCCCGCTTCGGCATCCATGGCAGCGGCGGCCATGCCGCAGGTCGCCTGGATGAGTGCGACCGCTGCGCAGGCCGAGCAGACCGCTGCGCAAGCCGAGGCCGCCGCGGCCGCCTACGAGGCGGCCTTCGCGGCCACGGTGCCACCTCCGCTGATCGCGGCCAACCGCGCGCAGTTGGCCGCGCTGGTCGCCACCAATATCCTCGGCCAGAACACCCCGGCGATCGCCGCCACCGAGGCGCAGTACTTCCAGATGTGGGCGCAGGATGCGGCCGCCATGTACAGCTACGCCGGATCATCAGCCGCCGCCACACAATTGAGCCCGTTCACCGAACCGCAGGAAGGCACCAATGCCTGGGGACTGGGCGCACAGGCGGCCGCGGTCACCCAGGCGGCAGCTTCTTCTGGTCAGCAGAGCGGGCTGCCTCAACTGATTTCGGCGGTCCCGAGCGCCCTGCAGGGACTCTCCGGAGGCAACGGGCCCGCAGGACAGAGCTTTTGGGCCGACTGGGGACCCAACGCCAATGTATGGAACACCATTGCCTCCACCGGACTGTTAGTGCCCGGCAGCACCTTTGGCCCCTTCCTCGACATGCTTACCGGCGGTGCCGCAACCGATGCGACGGAAGGCACCGCGGCAGCGGCTGGTAACGCAGTCTCGGGTTCGGTGGAGTCAACGAGCGGCATTGCCGGCATCGTGGCCGCCGGTGCGGGCAATGCGGCTGGCGTTGGCAAACTTTCGGTGCCACCGGCTTGGACCGCGGCCACTCCGCTGACCGGCCCGCTGCACTCCGCACTGGGCGGTACCCCCATGGTGGCGCCGCCGCCGGCGGGAGCGCCCGGAATGCCGGGCGTTCCAATGGGCAACGTCGCCGGGCAACCTTACGGCCGGGCCGTCCCGCAGTACGGCTTTCGCCCCACCGTCGTCGCGCGACCACCCGCCGCCGGGTGA
- a CDS encoding PPE family protein has product MDYGALPPEINSGRMYTGPGPGPMLAAAAAWDALGAELHSTAASYAAAIENLTAGTWRGPTAIAMAAAAGPYVSWISATAAQADQAAAQAKIAVGAYETAFAATVPPPVIAANRALLLSLIATNIFGQNTPAIAATEAQYLEMWAQDAVAMYGYAGSSSAATQLTPFTEPPQTTSTSGPTLQAAAVSQATGASTGSDVAAKLSQLVTSVPTALQNLATTVGAAPSTGSTSLLQGLAVPQIATASLPPWLSTNLANWNTIMGTLTGPFSLQGLSSIPGGPFLSFGQVYAYGQNGQGLASFFAPSQPITGALAPIAQSIPPHLTGAGPVGASSAMGRAALVGSLSVPQGWTTAAPAIRTVAATLSANLAAAPAATLTGESGVFSQMALSSLAGRALAATTASSGSGGAAAASLGGVVAEADPAAAMIFVLPALEE; this is encoded by the coding sequence ATGGATTACGGGGCGCTGCCACCCGAAATCAACTCCGGTCGCATGTACACCGGGCCCGGCCCGGGCCCGATGCTGGCCGCAGCCGCGGCCTGGGACGCTCTGGGAGCCGAATTACATTCCACCGCAGCCTCATACGCGGCCGCGATCGAAAACCTGACCGCCGGTACCTGGCGAGGACCGACGGCCATCGCGATGGCGGCCGCGGCAGGCCCCTACGTGTCCTGGATCTCCGCCACCGCCGCCCAGGCCGATCAAGCGGCGGCGCAGGCAAAGATCGCGGTCGGAGCGTACGAAACCGCCTTTGCCGCAACGGTTCCGCCGCCGGTCATCGCGGCGAACCGCGCACTGCTGCTGTCGCTGATCGCCACGAATATCTTCGGGCAGAACACACCCGCCATCGCCGCCACTGAGGCGCAGTATCTGGAGATGTGGGCTCAGGACGCCGTCGCCATGTACGGATATGCCGGATCATCCTCGGCGGCAACGCAATTGACACCTTTCACCGAACCTCCGCAAACCACCAGCACCTCGGGACCGACCCTGCAGGCGGCCGCTGTCAGCCAGGCCACCGGCGCATCGACGGGCTCCGATGTGGCGGCGAAGCTGTCCCAGCTGGTCACTTCCGTGCCGACGGCGCTACAGAACCTCGCGACAACGGTCGGCGCCGCACCGTCAACGGGCTCGACGTCGTTGCTGCAGGGGCTGGCCGTGCCGCAGATAGCCACCGCGTCGCTGCCGCCCTGGCTCTCGACGAACCTGGCGAACTGGAACACCATCATGGGAACCCTCACCGGGCCGTTCTCGCTGCAGGGTCTGAGTTCCATCCCCGGCGGTCCGTTCCTGTCGTTCGGGCAGGTCTACGCCTATGGTCAGAACGGGCAGGGCCTGGCATCCTTCTTCGCGCCGTCGCAGCCCATCACCGGCGCACTTGCGCCCATCGCCCAGTCGATTCCACCGCACCTCACCGGTGCCGGCCCGGTCGGGGCCTCCAGTGCAATGGGACGCGCGGCACTGGTAGGGAGCTTGTCGGTGCCGCAGGGGTGGACCACCGCCGCGCCGGCCATCAGAACGGTCGCCGCGACGCTGTCGGCCAATCTGGCGGCCGCGCCGGCGGCCACCCTGACGGGGGAGTCCGGCGTCTTCAGTCAGATGGCACTGTCCAGCCTGGCGGGACGCGCTCTGGCTGCCACCACGGCAAGCTCGGGAAGCGGTGGCGCGGCGGCCGCATCACTGGGTGGCGTGGTCGCCGAAGCCGACCCCGCAGCGGCGATGATCTTCGTCCTCCCGGCGCTGGAGGAATGA
- a CDS encoding PPE family protein: protein MFYAAFPPEINSGRMYSGPGAGPMLAAAAAWNGVAAELQSTAASLTGVVSSLTSGPWIGPSAAAMAAAATPYVTWVSATAAQAAQTANQATAAAAAYETAFAAHVPPEEIAANRAQLAALMATNLFGQNTAAIAATEAQYGEFWAQDALAMDTYAGSSAAASRVTPFTEPPQVVNAGGLVNQAAAAAQSAGTSGGTVAQSILATGDPASGLLQTLANLSTDYTATINGLLNGMFGPAGASTYTTLYSALKVPLGFTTQFNDIGLLINFPVSQFLKFGPHSAAGLSELPKDALGGGLAAPHWGRGWLTGATSAPAANFGRGTLVGALTVPPSWAANTPAIRTVAAALSAAGPEAVPAAELGQGGLLSSMSLAGMTGAALGAGLPAPSGRTGTRSRLTPVKDLKDLKSPEMLKRMVAQISERPDSVQHHTVDQEGLDSLLEQLAKKPGIHAVHLSKGDKAVVPSDAQLG from the coding sequence ATGTTTTACGCAGCCTTTCCGCCGGAGATCAATTCCGGCCGGATGTACAGCGGTCCGGGCGCGGGGCCGATGTTGGCGGCAGCAGCGGCCTGGAACGGCGTCGCCGCTGAACTGCAGTCCACCGCAGCGTCTTTGACCGGGGTGGTCTCCAGCCTGACCAGCGGACCGTGGATAGGGCCGTCGGCGGCGGCGATGGCTGCGGCGGCGACACCGTACGTGACGTGGGTGAGCGCCACCGCAGCACAGGCCGCGCAGACGGCGAACCAGGCCACGGCGGCGGCGGCCGCCTACGAGACGGCCTTCGCCGCGCATGTGCCGCCGGAGGAGATCGCGGCCAACCGTGCCCAGTTGGCGGCGCTGATGGCCACCAACCTGTTCGGGCAGAACACCGCGGCCATCGCTGCCACGGAGGCTCAGTACGGCGAGTTCTGGGCGCAGGACGCGCTCGCGATGGACACCTACGCGGGTTCGTCGGCCGCCGCCAGCCGCGTAACCCCGTTCACCGAGCCGCCGCAGGTCGTCAACGCGGGCGGTCTGGTCAACCAGGCCGCCGCGGCCGCGCAGTCGGCAGGTACATCGGGCGGCACTGTCGCGCAATCGATCCTGGCGACCGGCGACCCAGCGTCGGGCTTACTGCAGACGCTGGCGAACTTGAGCACCGACTACACCGCCACCATCAACGGTCTGCTGAACGGCATGTTCGGGCCGGCCGGGGCGTCGACCTACACGACGCTGTATTCCGCCCTCAAGGTGCCGCTGGGCTTCACCACCCAGTTCAACGACATCGGCCTGCTGATCAACTTCCCCGTATCGCAGTTCCTGAAATTCGGTCCGCACTCGGCGGCAGGTTTGAGCGAGCTGCCGAAGGACGCGCTGGGCGGCGGGCTGGCAGCACCGCACTGGGGTCGAGGCTGGCTGACCGGCGCCACCTCGGCGCCAGCCGCCAACTTCGGACGGGGCACCCTGGTCGGGGCGTTGACGGTGCCCCCGAGTTGGGCCGCGAACACCCCGGCCATCCGCACCGTGGCCGCCGCGCTCTCCGCGGCCGGGCCCGAAGCCGTCCCGGCCGCCGAACTCGGTCAGGGCGGGTTGCTCAGCTCGATGTCGCTGGCGGGTATGACGGGAGCCGCCCTCGGCGCCGGGTTGCCCGCACCGTCGGGCCGGACGGGCACGCGCAGCCGCCTCACACCCGTCAAGGACCTCAAAGACCTCAAGTCACCGGAAATGCTCAAGCGGATGGTCGCCCAGATATCGGAGCGGCCGGACAGCGTTCAGCACCACACGGTCGATCAGGAAGGTCTCGACAGCTTGCTGGAACAACTGGCCAAGAAACCAGGCATCCACGCGGTGCACCTGTCGAAAGGCGATAAGGCGGTGGTGCCTTCAGACGCGCAATTGGGATAG
- a CDS encoding DUF732 domain-containing protein — protein sequence MKLLLALIGVTATIGFAVPAYADPSDDGGGDDAGFLAALHTADIGYNSPAQAVRSAKAVCTCLNNGESGLELVHDVQTHNPAFNLDAAAEFAVISSKFYCPQHLSKS from the coding sequence ATGAAACTGCTTCTCGCGCTGATCGGCGTGACTGCCACAATCGGCTTCGCCGTCCCGGCGTACGCCGACCCCTCAGACGATGGCGGTGGGGACGACGCAGGGTTCCTCGCGGCCCTGCACACGGCCGACATCGGCTACAACTCGCCCGCCCAGGCCGTGCGGTCCGCCAAGGCGGTGTGCACCTGCCTGAACAACGGCGAGTCGGGTCTTGAGCTCGTCCATGACGTGCAGACCCACAACCCGGCGTTCAATCTGGATGCCGCGGCCGAGTTCGCCGTCATCTCTTCGAAGTTCTACTGCCCCCAACACCTCTCGAAGAGCTGA